A window of bacterium contains these coding sequences:
- a CDS encoding gamma-glutamyl-gamma-aminobutyrate hydrolase family protein (Members of this family of hydrolases with an active site Cys residue belong to MEROPS family C26.), which translates to SEGSTKLAKSFTRPTFVTNSWHHQAVKIVSPGGVVAARAPDGIVEAVEWEEYRAAGVQWHPERMVQNAESKALASYFIEQCSNRAS; encoded by the coding sequence CCTCGGAAGGTTCCACGAAACTAGCGAAGTCGTTTACTCGTCCAACTTTTGTGACCAATAGCTGGCATCATCAAGCAGTAAAAATCGTATCACCCGGAGGAGTTGTCGCCGCTCGGGCACCGGATGGTATTGTCGAAGCAGTCGAGTGGGAAGAGTATCGCGCCGCTGGAGTGCAATGGCACCCCGAGCGAATGGTTCAAAATGCCGAATCTAAGGCATTAGCGTCCTACTTTATCGAACAATGCAGTAATCGAGCGTCATGA